A stretch of Brassica napus cultivar Da-Ae chromosome C6, Da-Ae, whole genome shotgun sequence DNA encodes these proteins:
- the BNAC06G01680D gene encoding uncharacterized protein BNAC06G01680D isoform X3, which produces MGSKSPNIAALVLPLLLILFSLSSQARLVESSGRKLAWGFGGAPIIGTPSSNSCGASPAVWYPKPTKPRPCRRTPGIGIPTSHQSP; this is translated from the exons atgGGTTCGAAGTCTCCAAATATTGCTGCACTTGTGTTGCCACTGCTTCTTATACTGTTCTCTCTTTCCTCTCAAGCTAGACTCGTCGAATCTAGTGGGCGCAAACTGG CGTGGGGGTTTGGGGGAGCGCCTATCATAGGGACACCATCTTCAAACTCGTGTGGGGCTTCTCCAGCAGTATGGTATCCGAAACCTACGAAACCCCGACCATGCAGGCGGACTCCAGGAATTGGCATCCCTACTTCTCACCAATCTCCTTGA
- the LOC106404439 gene encoding uncharacterized protein LOC106404439 yields MDCWKVTSTNLSVKKEVSAAETESGVKEESARPQKKARKEVRKEASLDASKVPSAEARSEASTSVGGMTNEQIKKSFMDIIDAMRDGFGMCLKEIKLLGDRIESVNRAKAGKNDPQEPSSSKDLSLVIANEPEGKPTEQSGEPSVLVLDKGVPTDSDLQKGKTRRQRTKDAAMVHVRGKSDRARKLSASQQSPFKGNNTTKVIIPNKRVGQGYDPFSPFDKKMSKVLTDWVKLDPEDLSDDLRLRRLHMDAFINVLRQRYQDNPHHFRSERLCFLDHVFSRQWSHKYPEFKSDEGNINGLGRRLPGGAWNYHAGIVPTFCQSMKVWGLDVDDIYAPVNFRNEHWIAMWILISKKHIIVWDSIISHIRAAELDVVMEPFVTMVPYLLVECAGSDEERVQHTLEPYTYERVTVGYIECHALGMSFTPEFCNKNAKAIREKMALDIFKETPEGHSKENEDNDENLGTYDEQG; encoded by the exons atggattgctggaaAGTCACCAGTACTAACCTGAGTGTGAAGAAGGAAGTGAGTGCAGCGGAGACAGAGAGTGGTGTGAAGGAAGAAAGTGCAAGACCTcagaagaaagctcgtaaagaggttCGTAAAGAGGCTTCTCTTGATGCTAGTAAAGTGCCTTCTGCAGAGGCTCGTTCAGAGGCTTCTACGTCTGTTGGTGGGATGACCAATGAGCAGATTAAAAAAAGCTTCATGGACATAATTGATGCCATGAGGGATGGGTTTGGGATgtgccttaaggagatcaagttgTTGGGGGATAGGAT TGAAAGTGTGAATAGGGCGAAAGCAGGAAAGAATGACCCCCAAGAACCGAGTTCCTCGAAAGACCTGAGTCTTGTGATAGCAAATGAGCCCGAGGGGAAACCTACAGAACAGAGTGGTGAACCTAGCGTTCTTGTATTGGACAAAGGAGTACCCACTGATTCTGATTTACAGAAGGGGAAAACTAGAAGGCAGAGAACGAAGGATGCTGCTATGGTACATGTCCGTGGAAAGAGTGACCGAGCAAGGAAACTTTCTGCCTCACAGCAATCTCCTTTTAAGGGAAACAACACTACCAAagtgatcattccaaacaaaagGGTTGGCCAAGGCTATGATCCTTTTTCACCCTTTGACAAGAAGATGTCGAAGGTGCTCACTGACTGGGTGAAACTTGATCC AgaagacttatcagacgacttacggTTAAGGCGTCTG CATATGGATGCTTTTATTAATGTACTGAGGCAACGGTACCAAGATAATCCACATcatttcaggagcgagagaCTGTGCTTTCTTGATCATGTATTTTCTCGGCAGTGGTCTCACAAGTACCCGGAATTTAAGAGCGACGAGGGCAACATCAACGGcttaggaagaagactccctggtggggcgtggaattatCATGCAGGTATTGTACCAACATTTTGCCAATCTATGAAGGTTTGGGGGTTGGATGTGGATGATAtttatgcgccagtgaacttcaGGAACGAGCATTGGATTGCTATGTGGATATTGATCTCTAAGAAGCACATAATTGTCTGGGACAGCATTATATCGCATATTAGAGCTGCAGAACTCGATGTGGTCATGGAGCCTTTTGTCACAATGGttccttatctgcttgttgagtgcgctgGCTCTGACGAAGAACGTGTCCAACACACACtagagccatacacatatgagagagtTACTGTTGGA TACAtcgaatgtcatgctcttgggatgtCATTTACTCCAGAGTTTTGTAACAAGAACGCGAAGGCTATAAGGGAGAAGATGGCATTGGATATATTTAAGGAGACTCCTGAAGGCCATTCAAAAGAGAACGAAGACAATGATGAGAACCTGGGAACTTATGACGAGCAAGGTTAA
- the BNAC06G01720D gene encoding uncharacterized protein BNAC06G01720D has translation MATTRRMFCFVLVMVLMGCCCSAKIYKVGDSKGWTAKHGTYYDWAKRNEFQVGDSLMFQYDGNVNDVTQVSSRLEYQFCNSLSPKAVYNTGYHFFITSNHSQCVAGQKLVILVVHDHPIPPPPPPRKILPFGKDYKVGDSNEWRVPEESDFYSKWSEEKQFHVGDNLLFYYNDQVDDVLEINSDIEFKSCDTASPVDVHNAGQDLIRLMKPGVRYFITSKTGHCEAGLKLRVVVRPLSKSVPKKMQLSPFDRFINWLHESFRPHPHH, from the coding sequence ATGGCGACAACAAGAAGAATGTTCTGCTTCGTGCTCGTGATGGTTCTAATGGGATGTTGTTGCTCGGCAAAAATCTACAAAGTGGGAGACTCGAAGGGATGGACAGCGAAGCACGGTACCTATTATGATTGGGCTAAGCGTAACGAATTCCAAGTGGGGGATTCTCTGATGTTCCAATACGATGGCAACGTCAACGACGTCACTCAAGTTTCCAGTCGTTTGGAATACCAATTCTGCAACTCCCTTTCTCCTAAAGCTGTTTACAACACAGGTTATCACTTCTTCATCACCTCAAATCATTCTCAATGCGTAGCCGGACAGAAACTCGTCATTTTGGtcgtccatgaccatccgattcctcctccaccaccaccgagAAAGATCCTTCCTTTCGGAAAAGATTACAAGGTCGGTGACTCCAACGAATGGAGGGTTCCTGAAGAGAGTGACTTCTATTCCAAGTGGAGTGAGGAGAAACAGTTTCATGTGGGAGACAATCTTCTTTTCTACTACAACGACCAGGTCGATGACGTCCTTGAAATCAACAGTGATATTGAGTTCAAATCATGCGACACTGCTTCTCCTGTTGATGTGCACAATGCGGGACAAGATCTCATAAGGCTAATGAAACCAGGAGTCCGCTATTTTATTACCTCAAAGACTGGTCATTGTGAGGCTGGGCTTAAGCTTCGAGTTGTGGTGCGACCACTATCCAAAAGTGTTCCGAAGAAGATGCAGTTGTCACCTTTCGACCGCTTCATCAACTGGCTACATGAGTCCTTCAGACCCCACCCCCATCactaa
- the BNAC06G01680D gene encoding uncharacterized protein BNAC06G01680D isoform X2 — protein MGSKSPNIAALVLPLLLILFSLSSQARLVESSGRKLAAWGFGGAPIIGTPSSNSCGASPAVWYPKPTKPRPCRRTPGIGIPTSHQSP, from the exons atgGGTTCGAAGTCTCCAAATATTGCTGCACTTGTGTTGCCACTGCTTCTTATACTGTTCTCTCTTTCCTCTCAAGCTAGACTCGTCGAATCTAGTGGGCGCAAACTGG CAGCGTGGGGGTTTGGGGGAGCGCCTATCATAGGGACACCATCTTCAAACTCGTGTGGGGCTTCTCCAGCAGTATGGTATCCGAAACCTACGAAACCCCGACCATGCAGGCGGACTCCAGGAATTGGCATCCCTACTTCTCACCAATCTCCTTGA
- the BNAC06G01680D gene encoding nucleolar transcription factor 1 isoform X1, translated as MAQEDYNLDMNTESVQLAYLLPEAMMQQMTPDTPPIHVTSDRQVQNLLEIAKMHEVRLCVSSLSKMIAVSEEGEEDDEWDEADEGNKADEVNEDDDDMAEDEKHDGEGDDGDEDADIPIVAEAVDDAEDYSEYEKVKDEDEDEEEDDDMCFEDFKGTYGSEGGRSYGSKIYVNQSFASKDALVSELRLTAVRRKFSFRIYKSMKTLLVATCRVNGCG; from the coding sequence atggctcaagaagattataacctagACATGAACACAGAGTCTGTGCAGTTAGCCTACTTATTACCAGAGGCAATGATGCAACAGATGACCCcagacacccctcctattcatgttacaagtgatagacaagttcagAACTTGCTCGAGATAGCTAAAATGCATGAAGtacgtctttgtgtatcaagccttAGCAAGATGATAGCTGTTTCAGAGGAAGGGGAAGAGGATGATGAAtgggatgaagctgatgaagggAATAAAGCTGATGAAGTGaacgaagatgatgatgatatggcTGAAGATGAAAAACATGATGGGGAGGGGGATGATGGCGACGAGGATGCTGATATCCctattgttgctgaagcggTTGATGATGCTGAGGATTACAGTGAGTATGAGAAGGttaaagatgaggatgaggatgaggaagaagatgatgatatgtgttttgaagatttCAAAGGGACATATGGTAGTGAAGGAGGAAGATCGTATGGTAGCAagatctatgtcaaccagagttttgctaGTAAGGATGCATTGGTTTCAGAGTTGCGGTTGACAGCGGTGAGGCGTaagttctccttcagaatatacaagtcaatgaaaactctccttgtggcaacatgtcgggTTAATGGTTGTGGATGA